A single genomic interval of Syngnathoides biaculeatus isolate LvHL_M chromosome 1, ASM1980259v1, whole genome shotgun sequence harbors:
- the LOC133500333 gene encoding C3a anaphylatoxin chemotactic receptor-like yields the protein MLSGATQLHSFLNSSPGVPEKKVSDEGELDLTAVILTVITILLGIPGNAIVIWVAGFKLKTNVLNVWLVNLAVADIIFCLTRIFSLITVLFVGNWFFGLFICRFIGFFKYANMFYSVFMLAVISVDRAICVQFPVFTRRHRTVFAGRVVALCTWVAVVLFSLPFFIYRRVFRCNGNLNKCRMDRTEDAYIRMLLYIIRFLCGFLVPFLVILGCYIIAGVGIQRTRLSGKSRPLRMLALLVSTFFLCWAPYHILLILRMVDGSVSWVIVWLPTAKGVAYFNSCINPLLYFFVGLKLKGQNKKSLEGLYRSAMADDVDE from the exons ATGCTTTCTGGTGCCACACAGTTGCATAGCTTCCTGAACTCCTCCCCCGGCGTCCCGGAGAAAAAGGTGAGCGATGAAGGCGAACTGGACTTGACCGCCGTGATCCTCACCGTGATCACCATCTTGCTCGGCATTCCGGGCAACGCCATCGTGATCTGGGTGGCGGGATTCAAGCTCAAG ACAAACGTCCTCAACGTGTGGCTGGTCAACCTGGCCGTTGCCGACATAATCTTCTGCTTGACCCGAATCTTCTCCCTGATCACGGTTCTGTTCGTGGGCAACTGGTTCTTCGGCTTGTTCATCTGCAGGTTTATCGGTTTCTTCAAGTACGCCAACATGTTTTATTCAGTCTTCATGCTGGCAGTCATCAGCGTGGACCGGGCCATCTGCGTGCAGTTCCCCGTGTTCACCCGGCGCCACCGCACCGTCTTCGCCGGCCGGGTGGTGGCGCTGTGCACGTGGGTGGCGGTCGTGCTCTTCAGCTTGCCCTTCTTCATCTACCGACGTGTCTTCCGGTGCAACGGCAACCTGAACAAATGCAGGATGGATCGAACGGAGGACGCGTACATTCGGATGTTGCTATACATCATCCGCTTCCTGTGCGGCTTCCTGGTGCCATTCCTGGTCATCCTGGGCTGCTACATCATTGCCGGGGTGGGCATCCAACGCACCCGCTTGTCGGGTAAGTCGCGCCCCCTGCGGATGCTGGCCTTGCTGGTGAGCACTTTCTTCCTGTGCTGGGCCCCGTACCACATCCTGCTGATACTCAGGATGGTGGACGGCAGCGTCTCGTGGGTCATCGTCTGGCTGCCCACCGCCAAGGGCGTGGCCTATTTCAACAGCTGCATCAATCCGCTTCTTTACTTCTTTGTGGGCCTCAAGCTGAAGGGCCAGAACAAGAAGTCTCTGGAGGGTCTATACAGGAGCGCGATGGCCGACGACGTTGACGaatag